The DNA region tgctgcgctgtaatGTGCAGGACAGCGCGGCAAACAAAACCTCTGATCGATAAAAAGTTTACTACTCCCattagcctatgcctgctgccgctaataacagcgagagcaggtggtgcctgatgggagtattcatcagccaataCCTGctcttaaaataaataattttaaaaacaaaaCCAGCTtgagtttccctgtatttttgataaccagctaggaaaaactgacatctgtgggctgcaaccctcagctgtcagcattagcaaggctggttattaaaaatagagaagTCCCCATGcggtgtttaaatttttttttaaataaacaattaTAAAAAACAGCGCGgggtcacccccatttttgacaaccaaccaagctaaagaaGACAGCTAGGGGTGGTATTTTCAGTCTGATaagggctatggatattggccaacagcctaaaaatagccgtccagaaaaagcacatctattagatgtgacaATTTTAGCATTTTTGCCcaactctttccacttgccctgtggcagtggtaagtggggttcatatttgtggggttgtcacttttgtattgtccagtcacattaagcccacagcttagtaatgaagaggcatgtataagacacctattcattactaatcctatagttatattgtaaatgaaCACACAGCAAGACTAAAGTTcttaatttgaaataaaaaaacacatgtacTTTAATTAAAactaataaacacagttatactcgctTAACACCCATTCCACAGAAGCCAAAGTctctcataaaaaaattaaaaacaaccatatccctcacctgaccattttgtcccacgccataatccatgtccggTGATACAGTTTTTAACTTGGACGGTGCCAAGAAGTGACTGTAAAGACTCAGAACCACttgggaatgagctgctgcgagctcagcctcagtgattagcggtgacatcatagaggttattCCAGGCCACTGAGGTTGTGTTCCCAAGCTTTTACTGTGGTGAACTCTGAGTTCACTGCTAGCACACACAGTGAGACATTTtctcactgtgctggcagtgatctcactgaggtccctACAGTTCAAAggcctggctgggaatgcagcctcagtgacctgtcaAATAACAGCAtgtgaaccgcggctctctgaccggcagtaatgattttaaTGCCAATCAGAGGcaatgtttgctgtgctgtcatgcatatAACAGTGTAGGAAACACCCCCATGCTCAGACTGCCAAATCCAAACAGTAACAAGGACTTCCTTTTAATCCAGATATGGATTTTAAGTTCTTTTTGTCAACAGGCCATATCAATAATTGAGCTTCAGTCACTATAAAATTGGTAATTACAATCAAAATATTCTGAATACGTTTcttaagctttaaaaaaaaaaagtcatggacGCCTGTTTTTTGTTACTGACTGCgcaaaaaaagtgccctatttttcttGACTGTCCTGGAACTTCTGGAAGGTTGTCAAATTGTAGTTCACTTTATGCTGATAAACTGAGTGAAGTCAGGTATTGCAGAATGAGGCTGTACAAGGAGAGGCTGAGTGAATGGATGTTCTGCAGTATGGTGCTCTATGTAAAAGGACAGAGGAGGAATGAAGTGCAGGATAGGACAGTGCATCAGAGgagtggtgcagggctgggattttTCCCAGTTCACCCTGGTTTGATTCAACTGTAGCAGTCTCTCTAAAACTGATACTAGTGATGATATCTGCAGGTTGGTGCTGCTAGGACATAGGAGCTGTAATTAGCTCTATTCTCTCACCTATGCATAACATTTTCTAGTGATGCAGTGGTATGAGGTGGTCATAGCATCATGCTGCTGCCATTATGCCACCAGGGCCTGGAGTGCAGACACAAAAAGGACAAAAGCAAAGGCGAATGCTCCTTACTAGGCCATAAGATTGAAAACTAAATAGCAAAAAAAATGGAACTATGCAGAGAAGAGACACCGCGGAGAGGAAACAGTGGAGTGGGGGACATAGTGATGTGGGATAGCATCAAGGCCATTGTTCATAATGGAGGGTGATGTGGAGGCAATATTTTACAGGAAAGGTTAGGATAGAGGTCATGTATCTTAGGGGACAGTGTGGTAGTCATTGTGTTCAGGATAAACAGTGATTGGAAATCATTTATCCAGTGCACAGCATGGGTGGATATTTTTATTCACGGGCACcatgaggacattttttttttttttttttttttttaaggatgtgcttcagaagaaggagaaaaagaagagaaaagtcTGCAGAGACTAGTTACGATTGTAAAAAGTCAGCATAGTACTTGGATCAGATGGAGAAGAAAAGAAACTCCATTCAGAAAATATAGCATCTAtaagtttatttgtgatactgactgcgtCAATTACCGTATGTACTTTGGTTCTTGTTTGGTCTGCAGTCTGATAATGGTTGATAAACAAGTatatccttaccattgttaaggtcaTACTGAAAGTTGCAGGTTCGAGAGATAGAAATATTAATATACATGATGGGGGTTGACTTGACATTGCTGTCAATCCCTGTACTAAGCTTGGAGCTGTATTCATGTACAGATTATGGTTCTGTTGCGGTTTTCCTTCTTTAGCTATATTCAAACACTAATGGTTCTTGTGCTATACAAAatgtagtaattagtgatgagcaagcgtgttCAGATAAGGTGTTCTCCGAGCACGCTCATGTGCAAATAGAGTatctttggtgtgctcgaatacTAATGTTCGAGTCACCGtggttgcatgtctcgcggctgttcgacagcagcaacacatttAGGTATTACCCATTTGTTAGGCAATCCTAGTCAGTCAGTCTTTATGAAGAGCGCaataataattataaccaaaacagAAGATATAACATATGACCTGTAACTGGACCCAGTGCAGGGCAACAGGTGGACACGCCAAACTATATTATATAATGAAAAAGCAGAGCAtataatcaaaagatattgtataaaAAATACCATTTTATTGAAATCTCAGAGGAACACTCACATGTATATAAGCACCAAGTAAAACAGTTACAGAGTTTCATAAGAAAAGAGTGCGCTGCAGTAAGttacaccaaattcattaagagttgTATGCCTAATAAGTTTTGTGAATTCCTACAACTGCTATGCGCCACTGCCAGAAATGTTACTACAATTACGGAttatagttagtgatgagcgaacatactcgttactcgagatttctcgagcatgctcgggggtcctccgagtattttttagtgctcggagatttagtttttcttgctgcagctgaatgatttacatccgatagccagcataagtacatgtgggggttgcctagcaaccaggcaacccccacatgtacttatgcttgctctcagatgtaaatcattcggctgtggccagaaaaactaaatctccgagcactaaaaaatactcggaggacccccgagcatgctcgagaaatctcgagtaatgagtatattcgctcatcactaattaaagtATATTTCTGGTGTAATTTACGCCACATTAGTtgcataaattatgatgaattaGTTGAAAATGCTTGGTTACAACTATTCTGACTCCAGCTCAAGCCACTTTTCTGAAAGTTGCCGGGTTGATGTAAACACACCAAAAATCTAAGacattttttctttactttgagTTGCACCAACAGTGACATGTCAATGTGTTTTAagccacaattaaaaaaaaaacaacaaaaaaaaccacttAAAGTTCCAGGCCTAACGGGTGTTATATTTCACCCATTCCCAATATATGCAAAATCTGAAAGTGGCATTTAAGCGATGCACCAAATCAAACTGGCATGAAAAGTCATattgccaggtaatttttaccatGCACTGAACACtgtaaaatgaaaaacaaaaatttgaaCAGGGTGAAGTACAATTTCACATTTCATTTTGTCACACGTGAATGACATCACAACTCCAAAAACCAAGCCCTATGTTGATATGGAAAAGTAATGGCTCTTACAAGGGAAAAATAACTTGAGTAACATCAAGGCCTTTAAAAAACTGAATCATATCTTCCATTGTTACGTTGAATGGCAGCCCATAACAAGATACATAGACATCATTAGAATATGCATCCTTTTTGTCATACTTCTGTACATATGATTGTTAAGCTTTGACACACTGTTTTGATTTCCTCCTTTCTTCGCCATTTCCGATCGGCTCGTATCACCAGAAGTTAGTACAGCTGGATGCTTTGGATTTTTGTTAGTTTTACGGCTCATTTCCAGAGTTCTCTGCATTTCTGTCTTGCTGCCAAGCACGAGAGTCACATGCAAGTTCTTAACGACACCGCCATTCCGACTCATGGCTCGCCTGGCATCTTCATCTGTTGCAAATATGATAAATGCCTCACCAAGTTTTCCACCAATAATATGCACTCCTCCATCAGGAATTTTCAAACTACAAAAAAAATGACGAATGTCAACAGTACTAGCAGAAACAGGGAGCCCCTGTAAGTGGATCACTACAGCCATTTTTAAGGGTCTGAAAGATTGTCACCAGCTTAATGCCCGAGGCTCTAGGAAGCTCATCAATTTCGAGTGTGCGGCCGCACTTTTCACTGCTGGGGTGAGAGATTTGCTAAATTCCTAGAGCCTCGGTCATTAACTGGTGACAATCTTTCAGACCCTTAAAAATGGCTGTAGTGATCCGCTTACAGGGGCTCCCTGTTTCTGCTGGTACTGTTgacatttgtcatttttttttctggtttgAAAATTCCTGATGGAGGAGTGCATATTATTGGTGGAAAACTTGGTGAGGCATTTATCATATTTGCAACAGATGAAGATGCCAGGCGAGCCATGAGTCGGAATGGCGGTGTCATTAAGAACTTGCATGTGACTCTCGTGTTTAGCAGCAAGACAGAAATGCAGAGTACTCTGGAAATGAGCCATAAAACTAACAAAAATCCAAAGCATCCAGCTGTACCAACTTCTGGTGATACGAGCCGATCGGAAATGGCGAAGAAAGGAGGAAATCAAAGCAGTGTGTCAAAGCTTAACGAATCATATGTACAGAAGTATGACAAAAAGGATGCATATTCTAATGATGTCTATGTATCTTGTTATGGGCTGCCATTCAACGTAACAATGGAAGATATGATTCAGTTTTTTAAAGGCCTAGATGTTACTCACATTATTTTTCAACTGCGTGAAAACGGTCTTAAGACTGGAATTGCCTTTGTGAAGTTTGCAAGTGCAACTGATGCTGATGGAGCTCTTACAAGGGAAACCAAAATTGGCCAAGTCAGAAAAGGTTTAAAAATGCTACATTAGTAAAACTTAAGTTCATTTTGTTTTAATCCAAAAAGGTAACTATTGTAGTAGAGCATCAAGTAAAAATTTGAATCACAAGTACTTCTCTAGGAAATATAATCTGTGTATGATAAATTCACAAGAGTATCTGATTTGTACACTCATACActtcatatgtatatatattgtatgCCAGATTAATTTATATTGAACTTCATAAAATTAATATTCTAACATAGTCCATTTCAGCAAATTACATTTACCTAGCGGACGCTTGCCCAACATTAAAGTATTTCAGCACCATATGAGGAGGCAAATACCTTAGATTTTTACATTTGGGGAGCCTGGATGCGATcaagtgcaaaaaaatatatatctggcATTGGTGCACAGCTAAAAGGGTCACAAAAGATTTTTtgtaatacagtaaaaaaaaaaaagttaaattataaTAAAATATCCAGCTATATATGCACACACCATCTTCAacacattgaaattgcaaaaccaagaAGGAATAGTAGTGGGCCTCAGAAAATCACAGCAgtttaaaaatatgcaaataaaaaaatattgatttatTCAGCACCATGTGCAGAAATGAAACGTATGTACATACTGTTGCAATCAGTGAGGTAGCTGCAACCCTCTAGTTTCTATTACAGTTACACCAATTGCTcggcgttacattgatttggtgatAGAGACAGTGGTTATTTTTCCAAATTGTCCCAGAAGACTTTTTTCAGCAGAACAATGTCAATCAGCATGTTCAGGCTACTGTGACCTGCAATGTCTCTAGTCAAGCATATCTGTGACATCATTGGTCAAATCTTTCAAGGGGAGCTGCCAGCGGAAGATTTTGATGATTTACGTTccaaagtgcattcagtgtggcagaacattactcagataaccattaataacctcattgattgcATACAAAGGCGTGTAAGTGCAtgtatactgaataaatcaagatgttcttaaaactttttcattttttccattttcATATCATTAACCTGGCTATCGATCCTGTGATGTTTATCACTCCAGAACTACTCCTTCTTGGTGTTCAATGTTGAGCAGCATATAAATATTTTATATACACTCACAAATGCATAGCTTACTTTAGGCAGAAATGTAAACATGTCATTTCTCCAGGGGTTCACAGAAAAGGTTTCTCGGTGAAGCTGTATTAATGAAAAGGCTTCTGTACATGTATAAACATTACTTCCATATAGCTTTATTCCCATGTGTAGGTACAGTATTGCTAGGTCTGGGACTACATTGACACCGCTACCTGAAAATACTTTAAGAAGCAATATAACAAACTTCCACAAATATTCGCATAAATTATTAGTCACTTAAAACCCTAATTTACATAAGTGTGTCTAATCCATATAGTGGTTAATCTcaatttttttggctaaaatgaaaGGGTTTAGTCCAAATGATAAGGAACAGCAGCAAAAATACAAACTATCTGTAAGTGGATTCCTTCTTGCCAATTTATCCTTAAGTGTTCATACTGGTGCTATGTTTTGTTCAGCAATACAAGCCAGCATGTACATTATCTACAGTGGGGGCCCAGAAGAAAGAACACATTTACAAAAACAGCAGAATCTTTCAAGAAAGTAATGCTAATACACAGTGCAAGGAGAATGGTCTCACCCTGTCAAAAGAAAAATGAGACAATTGACACTTGGAACAGGAGAATGCAAGCCATTTTCAGAGAATTGACAGTACAATACAATGTGCTTTCTACACAGCTTGCAATGTGTGAGCACCTATACAACGTCTCTAATGTAGATCTCATATCCTAGCACAGAAGAAAAGCCATTTCATTTTGTTACGGTTGTAGGCATTCACATGACAAAAACATTTCTCAGCTTGAAAAAGTTATACATTATTCTTTAGAAAGCTGCGCAGAATGTGATATTTATATTACAGATGACATAATACAAGTCATGATTGGTCTCGTAtttttagattaaccccttcatgacccagcctattttgaccttaatgacctggccgttttttgcaattctgaccagtgtccctttatgatgtaataactcgggaacgcttcaacggatcctagcgattctgagattgttttttcatgacatattgggcttcatgttagtggtaaatttaggtcgataatttctgcgtttatttgtgaaaaaaatggaaatttggcgaaaattttgaaaattttgcaattttcacattttgaatttttattctgttaaaccagagagttatgtgacacaaaatagttaataaataacatttcccacatgtctactttacatcagcacaactttggaaacattttttttgctaggaagttataagggttaaaatttgaccagtgatttctcatttttacaacaaaatttccaaaaccattttttttagggaccacctcacatttgaagtcaatttgagggttctatatggctgaaaatacccaaaagtgacaccattctaaaaactgcacccctcaaggtgctcaaaaccacattcaagaagtttattaacccttcaggtgtttcacagcagcagaagcaacatggaaggaaaaaatgaacatttaactttttagtcacaaaaatgatcttttagcaacaatttttttattttcccaagggtaaaaggagaaactggaccacgaaagttgttgtccaatttgttctgagtacgctgatacctcatatgtgggggggaaaccactgtttgggcgcacggcagggctcggaagggaaggagcgccatttgactttttgaatgaaaaattggctccaatctttagcggacaccatgtcgcgtttggagagcccccgtgtgcctaaacattggagctcccccacaagtgaccccattttggaaactagaccccccaaggaacttatctagatgcatagtgagcactttaaacccccaggtgcttcacaaattgatccataaaaatgaaaaagtccttttttttcacaaaaaaattatttaagcctcaattttttaattttcacatgggcgacaggataaaatggatcctaaaatttgttgggcaatttctcctgagtacgccgatacctcaaatgtgggggtaaaccactgtttgagtgcatggcaaggctcggaagggaaggcgcgccatttgactttttgaatggaaaattagctccaatcgttagcggacaccatgtcgcgtttggagagcccctgtgtgcctaaacattggagctcccccacaagtgaccccattttggaaactagaccccccaaggaacttagctagatgcatagtgagcactttaaaccaacaagtgcttcacagaagtttataacgcagagccgtgaaaataaaaaaataatttttctttcctcaaaaatgatttttagcccagaattttttattttcccaagggtaacaggagaaattggaccccaaatgttgttgtccagtttgtcctgagtacgatgataccccatatgtgggggtaaaccactgtttgggtgcacggcagggcttggaagggaaggcacaccatttggctttttgaatggaaaattagctccaatcattagcggacaccatgtcgcgtttggagagcccctgtgtgcctaaacattagagcttccccataagtgcccccattttggaaactagacctcccaaggaactaatctagatgtgtggtgagcactttgaacccccaagtgcttcacagaagtttataacgcagagccatgaaaataaaaaaaaatttattttctcaaaaaattttttttagccctgaattttttttttcccaaagggtaacaggggaaattggaccccaatagttgttgtccagtttctcctgagtacgctgataccccatatgtgggggtaaaccactgtttgggcacacgtcggggttcggaagggaagtagtgacgttttgaaatgcagactttgatggaatgctctgcgggcgtcacgttgcgtttgcagagcccctgatgtgcctaaacagtagaaaccccccacaagtgaccccattttggaaactagacccccaaagaaacttatctagatgtgtggtgagcactttgaacccctaagtgcttcacagaagtttataacgcacagccgtgaaaataataaatacgttt from Ranitomeya variabilis isolate aRanVar5 chromosome 3, aRanVar5.hap1, whole genome shotgun sequence includes:
- the LOC143817560 gene encoding LOW QUALITY PROTEIN: RNA-binding protein 12B-like (The sequence of the model RefSeq protein was modified relative to this genomic sequence to represent the inferred CDS: deleted 1 base in 1 codon) codes for the protein MAVVIRLQGLPVSAGTVDICHFFSGLKIPDGGVHIIGGKLGEAFIIFATDEDARRAMSRNGGVIKNLHVTLVFSSKTEMQSTLEMSHKTNKNPKHPAVPTSGDTSRSEMAKKGGNQSSVSKLNESYVQKYDKKDAYSNDVYVSCYGLPFNVTMEDMIQFFKGLDVTHIIFQLRENGLKTGIAFVKFASATDADGALTRETKIGQVRKGLKMLH